TGAATAAATTTTAAAATTCTTATAGCTTTCATCATTAAATTGACCATTTATTAATAATCTATCTATAGAAAAGTATTCTCCTCTTATTAATTCTTCCACTGTTGCATCTTGAATTTTTATTTTTTCTCTAGATGTTTCTGAACTTATTTCAACATCTTTTCCAAACTCTATTACATCCATAGCTTTATCTAAATGTAGTTCTCTTTTAACTCCATTTACTTCTCTATCAAAATCATAAATTCTATATGTTGTATCTGAGTTTTGTTGAATTTCACATATTAAAATTGATCCTTCTAAAGTTCCGTGTACAACACCTGGTTTAACATCTATAAAGTCTCCCTTTTTTACACTAACCTCATTGAATAATCCAGAAAAATTTTTTTTATCAACTTTTTCTTTATATATTTCTGGAGTAATCTCTTTCTTTAATCCTAAAATTAATTTAGCATCAGAACTAGCTTCCATAACATACCAAACTTCACTTTTTCCAAACTCTTTTTCAACTCTTAATGCATATTCATCACTTGGATGTACTTGTACTGATAATTTATCGTTTATATCTAAATATTTTATTAAAAGAGGAAACTTCTCCCCGTACTTTTCAACAATTTCTTCTCCAACTAACTCTTTTCCATATTTTTCAAATAAATTTTCTAAACTTTCCCCTTCTAATTCTCCATTTTCAACATAAGACATTCCTGATGGATGACAACTTACTTCCCAAGATTCTCCATAAAGTTCATCTGTTGGTAATTGAAATCCTAACGTTGTTTCAAAACCTCTTCCACCCCAAACTTTTTCAACTAAATTTTTCTTAAATTTTAATAGATACATCTTTCCTCCCATAGCTTACACAAATGTTATATATTTAGCATTTTTATTTTTTTTAATTCCCTTTATTGTAACTTGATTCATCACAAAAGTAAATAAAAAAGAGGAAAAGTTTTTCCTCTTTTTCTTATTATAAAAATTATAAACTATTTACATTTATTGATTTTATATTTAGTGTTCTTCCATCTTCAGACATAGGTATTTTTATTTCACCAGTCTTTATTTTTTCAATTATTTCTTCTTTTCCTGGAACGTTTTCATCGAACCCAATAATTGACCAGTTATTGTCAACTTTTGGAGTTAGTTCTCCGTTTAAATTCTCTTGAACATATCTTACAATAAGGTCTCTAATTCTTCCACCATCTTGTAACTCTTCGTAAGAATCATAGTACTTATCTTTTTCTGTAGCTAATCCTAAGTTTAATAATGTTCCAAATCTATAGTTATTTACAGCTACTTTATAAGTTTTATTTGGATCAACTGGTTGTCCATTTATTGTTGCATCTACTATTCTTTGACCTGCTGGCTTAGATATATCAACTTTATAATTTACTCCATCAAACATATCATAGTTATATCCTCTAACTTCTGGATTGAAAGATATTGTTACATCTCCAGGTTGTGTTTGATTGTAATAATTCATTGACCATTCCATATACTTTAGTAAGTTTTCACCAGTCATGTTAATACCCATTAGAGTATTTGTGTATTTATATATAAATGCAACATCTTTCTTTTTAAAATCTCCTGCATTTAAATTTGAATCAAAATTAAATACTGCTGCTGCTGAAACATCTGATTTTGCAAAATGATTTTGCACTTCATTTATTAAACCTATTATTGCATTATCTTCTATTTGAGATGTAGGCATTGTCGTAACCTTATCTTCTCCTGTTATGTAGTCAGATTTTTGTATGAACTTTTCATTTACTTTTCCTACTACTTTATTTGCGTCAGCTCTTGACTCATCGTGGACATTCTTAAACTTATCTAAGATCTCTTCATTAGCTGAAACATCTTTAGTTTCCATATTTTTAGCAACAATCTCTTTTACTTCCCACTTACCATCTTTTTTAGCAACTTTAATTTCTCCATTAGAAACTCCCCATCCATAAGCTCCTGGCTCAAGAACTGTAGTTCCATTTACATCTGTTACATATCTAGCGTGCTCATGCCCTGCGAAGATTAAATCAAACTGAGGATAAGCTTCTGCTAAATCAAATACTCCAGTTTTTCCATACTCATCTTTTCTTCCTAAGTGGAATGCTCCAACAAGTACATCATATTTTCCATTTAATTCTTCTAAAGTTTCTTTTACAGCTTTCATTGGATCTTCAAAAGTTAATCCTTTAAAGTGCTCTGGTGCTGAAGCTTCCCACATAGGAACATGAGGTGGAATTCCTCCTACTA
This portion of the Candidatus Cetobacterium colombiensis genome encodes:
- a CDS encoding type I phosphomannose isomerase catalytic subunit, which produces MYLLKFKKNLVEKVWGGRGFETTLGFQLPTDELYGESWEVSCHPSGMSYVENGELEGESLENLFEKYGKELVGEEIVEKYGEKFPLLIKYLDINDKLSVQVHPSDEYALRVEKEFGKSEVWYVMEASSDAKLILGLKKEITPEIYKEKVDKKNFSGLFNEVSVKKGDFIDVKPGVVHGTLEGSILICEIQQNSDTTYRIYDFDREVNGVKRELHLDKAMDVIEFGKDVEISSETSREKIKIQDATVEELIRGEYFSIDRLLINGQFNDESYKNFKIYSILDGEGTLTSEGKEYEVKKGDTYFIPANMSVTINGTIEIMKSFI
- a CDS encoding bifunctional metallophosphatase/5'-nucleotidase — its product is MRSTKFLVLGALLSMALIGCGKKEETPKTATNTEVKEFKENKLNLEKKVIKKGEAGPEEVTLSFAATSDVHGRIYPYEYGIDSEDKSAGFAKTYTIVKELREKNPNLILMDIGDTVQDNSAELFNNLETHPMVDAMNTMDYDAWILGNHEFNFEKDFLLRNVKNFKGSVISVNIENEDDGSKFVLPYQIYDIQGVKVALVGGIPPHVPMWEASAPEHFKGLTFEDPMKAVKETLEELNGKYDVLVGAFHLGRKDEYGKTGVFDLAEAYPQFDLIFAGHEHARYVTDVNGTTVLEPGAYGWGVSNGEIKVAKKDGKWEVKEIVAKNMETKDVSANEEILDKFKNVHDESRADANKVVGKVNEKFIQKSDYITGEDKVTTMPTSQIEDNAIIGLINEVQNHFAKSDVSAAAVFNFDSNLNAGDFKKKDVAFIYKYTNTLMGINMTGENLLKYMEWSMNYYNQTQPGDVTISFNPEVRGYNYDMFDGVNYKVDISKPAGQRIVDATINGQPVDPNKTYKVAVNNYRFGTLLNLGLATEKDKYYDSYEELQDGGRIRDLIVRYVQENLNGELTPKVDNNWSIIGFDENVPGKEEIIEKIKTGEIKIPMSEDGRTLNIKSINVNSL